A single window of Oncorhynchus keta strain PuntledgeMale-10-30-2019 chromosome 34, Oket_V2, whole genome shotgun sequence DNA harbors:
- the LOC118367867 gene encoding gastrula zinc finger protein XlCGF57.1-like isoform X2, which translates to MKSTPGEKQHNKTKRTKHHPDPIKTECGTQSDDVDCNREEPDISQSPYITKGVCISSIQIKEEPTDFEQQGMGEDPNRSVPSFQKKHIKHQNTSNPMTGCSKISWNPVVTLTRLSNVVVKTLLRDTKVCLVKEENPDETDGGSSPQFFPCPHCTISFTDCYFLENHIKTKHQKQYLALFKSYVSTSKTVYAPTHSCPHCSCMFHTPRQLHVHICQAHPSAPLRKLHPCPYCERSFQYIARLHTHCKVWHKMAVTFIDGYLSCADCGKSFRNCWGLGPHQCHKPEDTKPEDGPVCLNIGMPCSECGKSCSSPQNLRIHMRTHTGEKPYVCKECGKSFSEASSHCKHMMIHSGVKPFKCQDCGKDFARMWHLRVHMTVHSGEKPLSCPKCDRRFAYSYSLKLHLRTHSGERPFKCTVCGKDFADNGYLKTHLKIHNNERNYHCGVCGLKFINSAALKTHQRTHTGERPFHCTVCDKTFFRHAHLKNHQRTHTGEKPYTCTECSKSFTQSGDLTKHIRTHTGEKPYECSVCQGCYTSSGDLGKHMRIHNNSRPYHCQECNKSFRMVGHLKTHMRTHTGERPYSCPRCHRTFARTHHLSGHLPRCC; encoded by the exons ATGAAGAGCACACCTGGGGAAAAGCAACACAATAAAACCAAGCGGACTAAACACCATCCAGACCCCATCAAAACAGAGTGTGGAACACAGTCAGATGATGTTGACTGCAATAGAGAAGAACCAGACATTAGCCAATCACCCTACATTACTAAAGGGGTTTGTATCAGCTCCATCCAAATCAAAGAGGAACCAACAGACTTTGAGCAGCAGGGAATGGGAGAGGACCCAAACCGTTCTGTTCCTTCCTTCCAGAAGAAGCACATCAAACATCAAAATACATCCAATCCAATGACCGGATGTAGCAAGATATCATGGAATCCTGTGGTGACGCTAACAAGATTGTCTAAT GTGGTGGTTAAGACTCTTCTGCGAGACACTAAAGTgtgtttggtgaaggaggaaaaCCCAGACGAGACAGATGGAG gCTCTTCTCCTCAATTTTTTCCTTGTCCACACTGCACCATCTCCTTCACTGACTGTTACTTCCTGGAGAACCACATAAAGACCAAACACCAGAAGCAGTACCTGGCTTTGTTCAAAAGTTATGTCTCAACAAGTAAAACTGTGTATGCCCCAACACACAGCTGTCCCCACTGTAGCTGCATGTTCCATACCCCACGACAGCTACACGTCCACATCTGTCAGGCCCACCCCTCTGCCCCGCTAAGGAAACTCCACCCCTGCCCCTATTGTGAACGCAGCTTCCAGTACATAGCCAGACTGCATACTCACTGCAAGGTTTGGCACAAAATGGCTGTTACTTTCATCGATGGATACCTCAGTTGTGCTGACTGTGGAAAGAGCTTCAGGAATTGCTGGGGACTGGGGCCTCACCAGTGTCACAAACCTGAGGACACTAAGCCTGAGGATGGCCCTGTCTGTCTGAACATTGGCATGCCATGCTCAGAGTGTGGCAAAAGCTGCTCTAGTCCTCAGAATCTGCGCAttcacatgcgcacacacaccgGCGAGAAGCCCTACGTCTGCAAGGAGTGTGGCAAGAGCTTCTCAGAAGCCAGCAGTCATTGCAAACACATGATGATACACTCAGGGGTCAAGCCATTCAAATGCCAAGACTGCGGAAAGGATTTTGCCCGGATGTGGCACCTCCGAGTTCACATGACCGTTCACTCTGGCGAGAAGCCTTTATCCTGCCCCAAATGTGATAGGCGGTTTGCATACAGTTATTCTTTGAAGCTTCACCTGCGCACACACTCAGGGGAGAGACCTTTCAAATGTACTGTGTGTGGTAAAGACTTTGCGGACAACGGTTATCTGAAGACACATCTGAAGATCCACAACAATGAAAGGAACTACCATTGTGGGGTTTGTGGGCTGAAGTTCATAAACAGTGCAGCGTTGAAAACCCACCAGCGCACACACACTGGGGAGAGGCCTTTCCATTGCACAGTGTGTGACAAGACATTTTTCCGACACGCACACCTGAAGAACCACCAGCGCACTCACACAGGTGAGAAACCATACACCTGTACTGAGTGCAGCAAAAGCTTCACTCAGTCTGGAGATCTCACAAAACACATACGCAcccacactggagagaagccgtATGAATGTTCTGTCTGCCAAGGCTGCTATACCTCTTCAGGGGATCTGGGCAAACACATGAGGATCCACAATAACTCACGGCCATATCACTGCCAGGAGTGTAACAAAAGCTTCCGCATGGTCGGTCACCTTAAAACTCACATGAGGACCCACACTGGTGAGAGACCATACTCCTGCCCCCGCTGCCATCGTACTTTTGCTCGCACCCACCACCTATCTGGTCACCTGCCTAGATGTTGCTGA
- the LOC118367867 gene encoding gastrula zinc finger protein XlCGF57.1-like isoform X1, giving the protein MLQIYTSEFKRRSTLVNKMKSTPGEKQHNKTKRTKHHPDPIKTECGTQSDDVDCNREEPDISQSPYITKGVCISSIQIKEEPTDFEQQGMGEDPNRSVPSFQKKHIKHQNTSNPMTGCSKISWNPVVTLTRLSNVVVKTLLRDTKVCLVKEENPDETDGGSSPQFFPCPHCTISFTDCYFLENHIKTKHQKQYLALFKSYVSTSKTVYAPTHSCPHCSCMFHTPRQLHVHICQAHPSAPLRKLHPCPYCERSFQYIARLHTHCKVWHKMAVTFIDGYLSCADCGKSFRNCWGLGPHQCHKPEDTKPEDGPVCLNIGMPCSECGKSCSSPQNLRIHMRTHTGEKPYVCKECGKSFSEASSHCKHMMIHSGVKPFKCQDCGKDFARMWHLRVHMTVHSGEKPLSCPKCDRRFAYSYSLKLHLRTHSGERPFKCTVCGKDFADNGYLKTHLKIHNNERNYHCGVCGLKFINSAALKTHQRTHTGERPFHCTVCDKTFFRHAHLKNHQRTHTGEKPYTCTECSKSFTQSGDLTKHIRTHTGEKPYECSVCQGCYTSSGDLGKHMRIHNNSRPYHCQECNKSFRMVGHLKTHMRTHTGERPYSCPRCHRTFARTHHLSGHLPRCC; this is encoded by the exons ATGCTTCAGATTTATACATCCG AATTCAAACGAAGAAGCACTCTAGTCAACAAGATGAAGAGCACACCTGGGGAAAAGCAACACAATAAAACCAAGCGGACTAAACACCATCCAGACCCCATCAAAACAGAGTGTGGAACACAGTCAGATGATGTTGACTGCAATAGAGAAGAACCAGACATTAGCCAATCACCCTACATTACTAAAGGGGTTTGTATCAGCTCCATCCAAATCAAAGAGGAACCAACAGACTTTGAGCAGCAGGGAATGGGAGAGGACCCAAACCGTTCTGTTCCTTCCTTCCAGAAGAAGCACATCAAACATCAAAATACATCCAATCCAATGACCGGATGTAGCAAGATATCATGGAATCCTGTGGTGACGCTAACAAGATTGTCTAAT GTGGTGGTTAAGACTCTTCTGCGAGACACTAAAGTgtgtttggtgaaggaggaaaaCCCAGACGAGACAGATGGAG gCTCTTCTCCTCAATTTTTTCCTTGTCCACACTGCACCATCTCCTTCACTGACTGTTACTTCCTGGAGAACCACATAAAGACCAAACACCAGAAGCAGTACCTGGCTTTGTTCAAAAGTTATGTCTCAACAAGTAAAACTGTGTATGCCCCAACACACAGCTGTCCCCACTGTAGCTGCATGTTCCATACCCCACGACAGCTACACGTCCACATCTGTCAGGCCCACCCCTCTGCCCCGCTAAGGAAACTCCACCCCTGCCCCTATTGTGAACGCAGCTTCCAGTACATAGCCAGACTGCATACTCACTGCAAGGTTTGGCACAAAATGGCTGTTACTTTCATCGATGGATACCTCAGTTGTGCTGACTGTGGAAAGAGCTTCAGGAATTGCTGGGGACTGGGGCCTCACCAGTGTCACAAACCTGAGGACACTAAGCCTGAGGATGGCCCTGTCTGTCTGAACATTGGCATGCCATGCTCAGAGTGTGGCAAAAGCTGCTCTAGTCCTCAGAATCTGCGCAttcacatgcgcacacacaccgGCGAGAAGCCCTACGTCTGCAAGGAGTGTGGCAAGAGCTTCTCAGAAGCCAGCAGTCATTGCAAACACATGATGATACACTCAGGGGTCAAGCCATTCAAATGCCAAGACTGCGGAAAGGATTTTGCCCGGATGTGGCACCTCCGAGTTCACATGACCGTTCACTCTGGCGAGAAGCCTTTATCCTGCCCCAAATGTGATAGGCGGTTTGCATACAGTTATTCTTTGAAGCTTCACCTGCGCACACACTCAGGGGAGAGACCTTTCAAATGTACTGTGTGTGGTAAAGACTTTGCGGACAACGGTTATCTGAAGACACATCTGAAGATCCACAACAATGAAAGGAACTACCATTGTGGGGTTTGTGGGCTGAAGTTCATAAACAGTGCAGCGTTGAAAACCCACCAGCGCACACACACTGGGGAGAGGCCTTTCCATTGCACAGTGTGTGACAAGACATTTTTCCGACACGCACACCTGAAGAACCACCAGCGCACTCACACAGGTGAGAAACCATACACCTGTACTGAGTGCAGCAAAAGCTTCACTCAGTCTGGAGATCTCACAAAACACATACGCAcccacactggagagaagccgtATGAATGTTCTGTCTGCCAAGGCTGCTATACCTCTTCAGGGGATCTGGGCAAACACATGAGGATCCACAATAACTCACGGCCATATCACTGCCAGGAGTGTAACAAAAGCTTCCGCATGGTCGGTCACCTTAAAACTCACATGAGGACCCACACTGGTGAGAGACCATACTCCTGCCCCCGCTGCCATCGTACTTTTGCTCGCACCCACCACCTATCTGGTCACCTGCCTAGATGTTGCTGA